The genomic segment GAGCTGGCCTATAGACTTTCAACTTCCCTTCCTGACTGAAGGGGGCGTGAACTATGACGTATGCAGAGAGAATGTGTGtaattatatgtatttatatgtaATTATATGTGTGTCCGCTAGAGGGTGTGTTGTGCTTGTGTGCACCGTCTTCATTACTATCTAATTTCATGTACAACATATATACAGATATACATGACACCGgaacggctgaaacgttgtgttttcttttttctcttctcagcaTTATTTGATATTATTTGTTCCTATATATACATAACGTTAGAAAACGTTATTTCGTGCGCACGAATTGTAAATCGTTCACtcgatttaacttttttttcttactgatgGCCCCTCCCGGGCTCCGTACATATACGCATATTGcattataaaggaacaagtacagacttattccacactgaaaagaaacacaacgtttcggctgtggaggcttcgggtttcttttcttctcttttcttcagGAATAAAcctcgttcctttgcagcctacgcgtgcTGACGCAGGTCCctacttcacatactgtataaaacttgTTATAAAAATGAACCTTACTATGTTCAACACAAATCTAGAGCATTTATTTAACAAACTAACAAACAGGACGACTCTCTCGAAGCTGGTGTAGAATTCCCACCACTTTGTCTAATTAAATCGGCTGTTCTCGGAGTAAAGTGAATTCCCAGTAGAATTCGCGAAAAGGAACGCTAGTCTGACGCTGCTCATATTTTACCAATACATATGGCAGAGGAAAGGCAGGAGAGGTGTGACGTTTAAAACTGAAGCTCCGACGCTGGGTGCGAGCTGTGCGCCTCTGATTCACTCCCTCGGCGGGGCGCAGAGGAACAGCCGCGGACTCCAGAAAATATCacacagcagccacatcaccctgcaactcccagctggcagcccactgaagcccagcagtgtgagcctggtcagtacctggatgggagactcctgggaaaaactaaggttgccaCTGGAAGCgatgttagtagggccagcagggggcgctcaccctgcagtctgtgtgggtcctaatgccccagtatagtgacggggacactctactgtaaacaggcgccatcctttggatgagacgtaaaaccgagatcctgactctctgtggtcattaaaaatcccagggcgtttctcccGTAACCccgtgtcctggacaaatttcccattggcccttaccaatcatggtccctaataatccccatctctgaactggcttcattactctgctctcctccccactgagagctggtgtgtggggagtgtactggcgcactatggctgccgtcgcatcatccaggtggggctgcacattggacGTGGAGGGGATCCCTATTGGTGGAggagatccccattacctgtaaagcgctttgagtggagtgtccagaaaagcgctatattagtgtaagcaattattattattattattattattattattattattattattataaaataacgTCCTGTCATTTCACATTCCGGTTATTCACGTCTGCCGCGGTTCACTGGTGCTTAAAGAGCTTGCGGGGATTTTGACGGTTTCATGCGCCAGGTGGCGCTAGTACCCCACTTCTCCGTTCACACGTCCCGGTATCGTCTGTCTCTGTCATTCCACCCCTCTGCACCGGGCAGATCGCGGATATTGTGACACTGGAAACCGACAAGAGCTCCTGGGCTCACTGTGGAGGCTGTGTCACCCGTGGGTGTTAGTACAGTACACTCGCGATTATCCTACCTAACCGGGGCCGATAGTATCGGATAATTGGAAATTTCGGATAATGCGGAAACTGAGTAGACAAATCATAGATTAATGGAAGCGCAGTATATGAATGAAATCTGGTTTATTAATCTACTGTAATACTAAAATAACAGAGTACAGAACTATTGttagttattatttaaaaaaatgagtgaTTGGAATCTGTTTCCCAGATGTGCTTCTCTTCCTTGCGGCGAAGTCTTAGTAACATGCCATCAGTAGCAGTGGCCTCGTCTTGCTGTTCAGCGTGAGCTGGTGCCGCTTCCAAAGACAACAGGAAAAACAATCACGAGCGCgaagttagcaaatgaaactACGTCAATGGCAGCACGTGACAGAGCAGCATCGGATTGGGCAAAATCTTATGCAGGCGCACGCATAGTgcacagtaaatactgtacactggtGATTGGCTATGTCGGATTAAACGGCATGTCGGATAATCGCGACTCTACTGTATTTATACAGACGGATTCTGCAGTAAATGGTTGCTGTGTGTAACTGAGTCTCTCGGGGAACAGGGAGTGTGACACAGGAGTCTCCATGACTGGAATTAGCTGAGACAATGTCGCTGTTTAATCCCACTCTGCAATTTACGCTAATGCCTTAATTATAATGACATCCTTACGAGAGGCTAATTGCCTCTGTGCAGGATGACACCAGTGTCATTAACTCTAATGAGGGCTTGCGTCACACTGAGACGCCGTCATGAGCTCAGCGCAGTGCAGCTCAAACACTCTTATCTGTCTGGCTACCAGTTTGTCCCCCAGTCTGTCCCAGTCAGCTCCCAGTCTGTCCCCCAATCTTTCCCCTGTCAGTTCCCAGTCTGTCCCCCAGTctccaaacacacacagacacacactgacactcacacagactcactcacacacagactcgCAGACACACTAATTTCTTCAGCAGGTTCAGATTGATACCAGAGACGCTTCACCTCCGTGAGTGTCTGCTGAGAGACAGTCAGAGAGGATACAGAGTGATAACATATCCAGGCACACAGGCAATATAGCACTGTGACGGTCAGTCCCCACTGCTCCTGCAGAACCTGGGAGTACAGCACAACACACAGCCATACAGGCCATCCAGCACAACGACCCCTGCACAGTAGAAGACAGTGTACAATAGAATACTGTTTAATGCATGTGATAGAAAGCAATTCAGAGACAGAACTCAGTAACACATAATGCAATGAAGTGTAGTGGACCGCAGACCCACAGAGCCCGACAGCAGGGTCATTACTGTGCTGATACTGAGAGGGCTGGGGCTCGGGTCAGGTGATGAGGTGGACAGAGCTCATGCTAACTGTTCTTCCTCACTCTCACTCACACCTCTGTCAGATAATAGCCCCACTGTTTGGTCAGGATTAAACTTTAATTTGTCACCTGAATAATTGAATGAGTGTCGGCTGCCCGCTTACAAGGCCCTGACAGGTCGCCTATGAATTCTTTATCGGCGACACTTAAGAGCCATCGTGTCTTAATGTAGGGGGAAGGTTGGGGtcagggagaggagacacagtgtCTGGGGTGTCAGTCAGAGGAGACTCAGTGTCTGGGGAGACAGGTAGAGGACACTCAGTGTCTGGGGAGTtggggagaggagacacagtgtCTGGGAGGTCAGGGAGAGGAGACACGGTGTCTGGAGAGTtagggagaggagacacagtgtAAGGGAGAGGAGACAGAGTCAGGAGAGATAGGTAGAGGAGAATCAGTGTCTGGGGAGTTGGGGAGAGGAGACTCCGTGTCTGGGGAGTAGGGTAGAGGAAGCTCAGTGTCTGGGGAGTGGGGAGAGGAGAAACAGTGTTTGGGGGGTCAGGGACAGGAGACAGTGTCTGGGAGGTCAGAGACTGGAAACATTGTAATAGAGGTTGAGAATCCCTTATCTGAAATTCCTGGGATCGAAAGTGTTGCAGATTTAGGATTTTTTCTGATTATTTGCATCTATAAAATGGGACAGCTTGGCAATGGGACCCAAGTCTAAACACGATATCCATTTACATTTCATAATATAGCTTATGCATATAACCTGAATGTagttttatataattttttaaacataataccaTCAGAAAGGTAAGATATCAGTCTCTGCCTATGATGtcatattttgattaaaaggtTACAGTACACATACgccatttgtattttattttttactatacAGGTATTAAGTTTTATGTAAGGTGTAAAAACTAAGCATTGAATATGATAAcaggtaaataaaatgaaaactgaaaaagtcagcattttatttttaaagtaatgtacAAGTAATGACGCTAGTCAAGCTACACTCATACATGGAGGTAAAATTCAGATCTCACGTAAAAATAACGttttgtacttactgtacaaaaaaaaccaaatcaaaACATGATGATCACTGCTTACAAACTTGAAGATAAATGCAGCCCGAGACATTACAACTACATCAGGTCCGAGAAACGTGAGGGAGAGGGTACGTCATCGATGACATCACTGTGAGCTTGAAAGTTCGGTAAATTATCAGTATCCACTTACGAAGTCGTGTTTTGATTAAAaggttacagtacataaagatttttgtataaaaacaaaacatggaatTTGATTACAGataaatgtaatgaaaactAAAAACGTCAGCATTATATTTGTAACACAACAATCACGGTAGTCATGTtacactcatactgtacatagcgtTTTACGTGGAGGTGAAAGCGCACAACAGCTGTACGTGGTGGAACCATCCCGCACGTGGTGGAATTTTCCATTTGTGGCGTGTCATGtcagtattaaaaaaactttcGGATTTTGGAGGTTTTCGGATAAAGGATTTTCAACCTGTATATATTTACGGTATATGATATAGAATTTATATACAATTTGTATACCTATaagactatatatatatacagacaaTTATGTAATATAGAATAtattgcgtcagcatgcgtaggctgcaaaggaacaagtaataggtttattccatgctgaaaaaaagaagagagaaaacacaacgttcggccgtggagccttcttctatatattgtattttctctcttctttttttcagcatggaataaacctattacttgtcctTATATGTATAAATTACTATATAcacacaattactgtatataatatatcatTTATATATGTTACTAACTTACTATGTATACAGATAatgactgtatacagtatagaattgtacacacagacgcacacacggacacagggccaattttcccagaagccggtTAActtaccagtaattctttggaCTGTTGGGGGAAAACTATGAGAACAGAGGAAAcctatgtgaacacagggagaacatgcaaactccacacagacagcacactaGGTCTGCAATTGAATCCAGtgtcccagtgctgcaaggcaacaatactaaccactgcaccaccatataaataattattataaataacagATGTGTGTATAGATTGTTATAGAtagataattataataaaaatgtaaagagaGCTTAATATTTATAGATTATTATATATAAAGATATTTATAAATTGATACTTATCACACGGAGATGTATATCTAGATAATTATTgtgcttttctgctttttttttcaaaaaataaatgggaCATGTTTTGCCCTGAAGCCTAGATGTCCTGGGTGCAGCTGTTCAGTGAAGcgaaggaggaagagagaggggagggagatgAGAGAGTGAACTGAGCCCAGAGATGAGCCCCTTCAGCCAGCTGGTCCAGAAACTCACTGACAcaaaccagcctcaggacagcacagctaaaacaacagaaatcacTCAACCAAATCACAACACAAGACACACAACATTACCTtacccactgggacacacacacaaaaacaacacaaactgaAATTTTACTGAACCCAAAACAGACAACACATACTAGCTGAATATCTGAACAGGGTAAGAAACAACAAAGAGAAATGGACcctgatgaagtacaggctcagtgaccacagcctggacatagaaactggacataTACGGGCTTGGCTATCTCCAGGTTCTGTGTGTCTCAGGTATGTGAATGACTATATATACAGAGAGAGAGCCAAGGCGCTTTCCAATGAGCAGAAACTGCTACTACACAACACCAGGCACAAAGCACAGGGGACACAAACACTGTACCTGCATCACGCAGGACCTTGCTCAGATGTTCGTTCAGAAGGTTGATATTTGCAGATGCACCCTAATGCTTTGAAACAAGCAGGGCTTGGACAGAGCGGACCCAGTGGTTCAAATCCTACACTGAGTGCAGTACTGGAGTACAGGGCCAATGTCAAATTTCATTAGTTTTGTCACCATAAATACAGCTCTGTTATTATTACCCAGCAATCCACTCTGCCCCCGGGGGTGTCGTACGGAATGCAGGTCCAGCAGGGAGGCAGACAGACTCCTCCCGGGAGATTTCCAGACTGTCCCAGGTCTTCCAGGACCGTATCCCTCCGGCGTTTCCTAGTGGGACGTACCTGGAAGAGATCATGGGACACCCCAAGGAGAAAGCAGGACCCCAGTGGTGGGACAGACCAGCTGTGTTCCCTGCTACTGTGCTCTTCCTGTTGATTACTGTCATCATGATCTCCTCGATTGCTTCACCCACGTGAGTTTTTCAGTCTCATGCCCCAGGAGGACACAGTCCCAGCTGAAGAAATCTGGGTCTCCGGGACAGTGCTTCTGGAGCAACTCCACTCGAATCCCACAGCCACAGGATTCAGCTGGAGAGAGAGCATATAgaacagagaggagagaggagagagaggaggatgagagcagagagaggacaGCAATGGAGGAGAAAGAGAGGTGAGAGGAATACACCCACCTCTTGACAGCAGGCAGGACAGAGTGACGGACTCTGAGGGGAACGGGTACGAGACGAGACAGGGAGAAgagagaccccccccccccagaaagaGACTCAcctgcagcacacacacacacccccagagagactcacctgcagcacacacacacaccccagagAGACTCAcctgcagcacacacacacagccccagagagaCTCAcctccagcacacacacacaccagacagAGACTCAcctgcagcacacacacacacaccccagagactcacctgcagcacacacacacacacaccagacagAGACTCACCTGCAGCACACACACCCCCCAGAGAGAGACTCACCTGCAGCACACACACCCCCCAGAGAGAGACTCAcctgcagcacacacacacaccagacagagactcacctgtagcacacacacaccccagacaGAGACTCAcctgcagcacacacacacagccccagagagaCTCAcctccagcacacacacacacacaccagacagAGACTCAcctgcagcacacacacacacaccccagagactcacctgcagcacacacacacacacacacaccagacagAGACTCACCTGCAGCACACACACCCCCCAGACAGAGACTCACCtgtagcacacacacaccccagacaGAGACTCAcctgcagcacacacacacacaccagacagAGACTCAcctgcagcacacacacacaccagacagagactcacctgtagcacacacacacctcagacaGAGACTCAcctgcagcacacacacacacaccagacagAGACTCAcctgcagcacacacacacaccccagagactcacctgcagcacacacacacacacaccagacagAGACTCACCTGCAGCACACACACCCCCCAGAGAGAGACTCAcctgcagcacacacacacaccagacagAGATTCAcctgcagcacacacacacacaccagacagAGACTCAcctgcagcacacacacacacaccccagagactcacctgcagcacacacacacacacaccagacagactcacctgcagcacacacacacacaccagacagAGACTCAcctgcagcacacacacacacaccagacagAGACTCAcctgcagcacacacacacacaccagacagAGACTCAcctgcagcacacacacacacaccccagagactcacctgcagcacacacacacacacacacaccagacagAGACTCACCTGCAGCACACACACCCCCCAGAGAGAGACTCACCTGCAGCACACACACCCCCCAGAGAGAGAATCAcctgcagcacacacacacaccagacagagactcacctgtagcacacacacaccccagacaGAGACTCAcctgcagcacacacacacacaccagacagAGACTCAcctgcagcacacacacacacacctcagagactcacctgcagcacacacacacacacagacccagaGAGAGACTCACCCCCAGAGAGAGGGGCTGCTGCTAGTCTCTGATGAGTTTCTACTTCACTTGAATTCAGACAGGGAAAGTGGAATGGCTCCAGACCGGCTGCCGCTCAGCCTGGTGCAGAGATGGGAGCCCTCTTCTGCCAGCGCTGCGGGATCGCCCcagacagcagggggcgccctgCAGGCGGGGCTGCGGGGCCTGCTGcgctctgattggctgaggcgCTGAGCAGCTGCAGCTCTGCTGGTGTATATTGGTCTGAGGGTTGAGTGAGGGCCAGCACAGGGGAGATCGGCAGGAATCCCAGAGGACTCTCACTCCCACACCTGTACCCTGCGTGATCGGTACTAACCGACTCTGGTGCAGGAGTCACTGACTGTAAGGCACTGCTGCTGAGCTAGACAGGGGGTTTCTGTGCGGGGGTGGGGATGCGCGGATATTGGGGTGTACAGGGGCAGGTGGAGGCGTTATAACGGGGGTATTAGGGGGCGGGGCTGTTTCTCTATTCCCCCCGCCCTTTTGGAGGACTGTCGCCAGGCTCGCTGGCGGTTCGGCCCCGGTTCCTTAGCAACAGAGTCCGAAACCCGGACAGTCGCGCGGCCGAGCAGGTGGCTCCTCGAGGGGCTCCTGTCCGTCGCGTACGCGCgcgcgagagagagaggagccggcagagggagggaggcagcGAGCGCGCGGGCGAGCGCCGCTGTCAGCCTTGAAGATCCGCATGCAGGCATCCACGCGCTCATTCGCGAGCAGCAGCGTCTGCCGGAGCGGCGGCGAGCCGGCGATGGCGATCTGAGGCGCTCAGACACAGCGCCATGAGCTCCAGACCCGCTCTGCTGCTCAAAGCTTCCTCGGCGAGCAGGAGGTCGGCGCCCCACCCCGAGCTCGCCGGCAGCGGCCGGAGGATGCAGCCTCGCCCCGCCGCGGCGGGCTGCAGCCCCTCCGGCGGAGAGGAGTCCTGCTGGCCGCCGGAGGGCGACGGCAGCTGCCGGAGACCGCTGTGCCACCCGCGCCTGGTGCGCGGCCGGGAGAGGGAGAGTGGGGCGCGGGCGGCGCCGGAGCCGCCGGACAGGGCGGGGGGATGTGCGGCCGTGCGGGGAGAGAAGGACCGCGGCAAGCCGAGCCGACACCAGCGCCGGACCCACCCCGGACCCGCGCGGGCGGAGATGCCTGTCTCCCCACTAAACTGCGGCGCCCCCTCGCCGGCCCCGTCCCAGTCCCAGTCCCCGTCCTCCTCCCGGCGCCCCGGCACCGACGATGCCGCGTCATTCTTCGAGCCCAGCGGCAGAGACCGGACCCGGGCGGGCTCGTCTCTCAGCCTCGCCTCCGACCACTCGTCCCCCGGCTCCGCCTCCCCGTGTCCCCCGTCTTCCAGCCTCTCGTCCGGCCGCTCGGGCAGGAGCGACACCGCCGGGTCCTCGGAGCCCGACCGCAGCCTAGCGCAGACGCTGCACCCGATACTGAGCTCCGTGTTCGGCCAGGTAAGGCCGGGGGCtgataattgttgttgttatcatgctgatgatgatgatggtggtgCCGGTGGTGATTAGGGGGCGGGTGCAGGCGCCCGCGTGGCTGTGCTGGCGCGTGTGATACAGGGGAACCTGTCCGCGCGACAGGTGTGGAGCGGCGGAGCGCGAGCCTGCCTGGTGCTGTGAGCAGCAGTGTCCCGTGCGCCGAGTCCGCGCGCCTGCCGGTCCCGTGCTTTGCGCTGCTGTGAAGAGTGGTCACGAGCGGTCTCCGGGGTCTCGGGGT from the Lepisosteus oculatus isolate fLepOcu1 chromosome 22, fLepOcu1.hap2, whole genome shotgun sequence genome contains:
- the cabp1a gene encoding calcium-binding protein 1a isoform X3; this encodes MSSRPALLLKASSASRRSAPHPELAGSGRRMQPRPAAAGCSPSGGEESCWPPEGDGSCRRPLCHPRLVRGRERESGARAAPEPPDRAGGCAAVRGEKDRGKPSRHQRRTHPGPARAEMPVSPLNCGAPSPAPSQSQSPSSSRRPGTDDAASFFEPSGRDRTRAGSSLSLASDHSSPGSASPCPPSSSLSSGRSGRSDTAGSSEPDRSLAQTLHPILSSVFGQDRELRPEEIDELKEAFKEFDKDRDGFISCKDLGNCMRTMGYMPTEMELIELSQQINMNLGGHVDFEDFVELMGPKLLAETADMIGVKELRDAFREFDTNGDGEISTAELREAMKKLLGQQVGHRDLEEILRDIDLNGDGHVDFEEFVRMMSR
- the cabp1a gene encoding calcium-binding protein 1a isoform X1, producing the protein MSSRPALLLKASSASRRSAPHPELAGSGRRMQPRPAAAGCSPSGGEESCWPPEGDGSCRRPLCHPRLVRGRERESGARAAPEPPDRAGGCAAVRGEKDRGKPSRHQRRTHPGPARAEMPVSPLNCGAPSPAPSQSQSPSSSRRPGTDDAASFFEPSGRDRTRAGSSLSLASDHSSPGSASPCPPSSSLSSGRSGRSDTAGSSEPDRSLAQTLHPILSSVFGQLRQDEKRSYRAVQSCDDAVPGGVPSAYQEPLVALAQNCALMHNLLGPACIFLRKGFAENRQPDRELRPEEIDELKEAFKEFDKDRDGFISCKDLGNCMRTMGYMPTEMELIELSQQINMNLGGHVDFEDFVELMGPKLLAETADMIGVKELRDAFREFDTNGDGEISTAELREAMKKLLGQQVGHRDLEEILRDIDLNGDGHVDFEEFVRMMSR
- the cabp1a gene encoding calcium-binding protein 1a isoform X2, whose translation is MSSRPALLLKASSASRRSAPHPELAGSGRRMQPRPAAAGCSPSGGEESCWPPEGDGSCRRPLCHPRLVRGRERESGARAAPEPPDRAGGCAAVRGEKDRGKPSRHQRRTHPGPARAEMPVSPLNCGAPSPAPSQSQSPSSSRRPGTDDAASFFEPSGRDRTRAGSSLSLASDHSSPGSASPCPPSSSLSSGRSGRSDTAGSSEPDRSLAQTLHPILSSVFGQDEKRSYRAVQSCDDAVPGGVPSAYQEPLVALAQNCALMHNLLGPACIFLRKGFAENRQPDRELRPEEIDELKEAFKEFDKDRDGFISCKDLGNCMRTMGYMPTEMELIELSQQINMNLGGHVDFEDFVELMGPKLLAETADMIGVKELRDAFREFDTNGDGEISTAELREAMKKLLGQQVGHRDLEEILRDIDLNGDGHVDFEEFVRMMSR